A genome region from Blautia coccoides includes the following:
- a CDS encoding sugar transferase, which translates to MLREWDKLPKYMQTEEVGPYYDSLKKKKISLTLKRGFDVFSASVMLVTFSPVLIAISIMIVRDSKGGVFYRQERVTQYGRKFRIFKFRTMVANADKIGTQVTVSNDSRVTKVGEKLRKYRLDELPQLINIILGDMTLVGTRPESTHYVKSYTPEMFATLLLPAGVTSEASIKYKDEADLLDKADDVDKVYIEKVLPEKMKYNLESIKQFNFLQDIKTMIKTVFAVIR; encoded by the coding sequence ATGTTACGAGAATGGGATAAATTACCAAAATATATGCAAACGGAGGAAGTTGGCCCGTATTATGATAGCTTAAAAAAGAAAAAAATTAGTCTGACATTAAAAAGAGGATTTGATGTATTTTCTGCATCTGTCATGCTTGTAACATTTTCTCCTGTGTTAATTGCTATTTCTATTATGATCGTAAGAGACTCAAAAGGAGGAGTATTTTATCGGCAGGAGCGAGTTACGCAGTATGGAAGAAAATTCAGAATATTTAAATTCCGTACAATGGTTGCTAATGCGGATAAAATTGGAACACAGGTTACAGTATCTAATGATAGTCGGGTTACGAAAGTGGGTGAGAAACTTCGTAAATATCGTTTGGATGAGTTACCACAACTAATTAATATTATTCTGGGAGATATGACACTGGTAGGTACTAGACCAGAAAGTACACATTATGTAAAAAGTTATACACCAGAAATGTTTGCTACATTATTATTACCGGCGGGAGTTACTTCAGAGGCGAGTATTAAATATAAAGATGAAGCAGATCTGCTGGATAAGGCAGATGATGTAGACAAGGTTTATATAGAAAAAGTACTTCCAGAAAAGATGAAATATAATCTTGAAAGTATTAAACAATTTAATTTTTTACAAGATATAAAAACAATGATAAAAACAGTTTTTGCTGTAATTAGGTAG
- a CDS encoding glycosyltransferase family 2 protein, translated as MEKGLVSVITPTYNCARFIEETIESVLAQTYQQWEMIIVDDCSTDNTREVVGEYIKKDNRIKYFCLENNSGAAVARTKAMELANGQYMAFLDSDDIWSADKLKKQLSFMKRYDVAFSCTAYEQIDEKGESLNKVINTVPKADYNRILLDCPVGNSTVMYNVEKMGKFKVPNIRKRNDDALWLQMLKKEKNIYGMKSVLMQYRIRQNSISSNKLKVIKYHWILYRDIEHLSIVRSVYHIAYWCAIKVLKIK; from the coding sequence ATGGAAAAAGGATTAGTATCAGTTATTACACCAACATACAATTGTGCACGTTTTATAGAAGAAACGATTGAATCAGTTCTGGCACAAACGTATCAGCAATGGGAGATGATTATTGTTGATGATTGCTCAACAGATAATACAAGAGAAGTTGTAGGTGAATATATAAAAAAGGATAATAGAATCAAATACTTTTGTTTAGAGAATAATTCAGGGGCAGCTGTAGCAAGAACAAAGGCAATGGAATTGGCGAATGGACAGTACATGGCATTTTTGGATTCAGATGATATTTGGTCAGCAGATAAATTGAAAAAACAATTGTCATTTATGAAAAGATATGATGTTGCATTTTCTTGTACTGCATATGAACAGATTGACGAGAAAGGCGAATCATTAAATAAAGTTATTAATACTGTACCTAAAGCTGATTATAATCGGATATTATTAGATTGCCCAGTAGGAAATTCTACAGTTATGTATAATGTAGAAAAGATGGGAAAATTTAAAGTGCCAAATATCCGGAAACGAAATGATGATGCATTGTGGCTACAGATGCTGAAAAAGGAAAAAAATATATACGGTATGAAGTCAGTACTTATGCAATATAGAATAAGGCAAAATTCTATTTCAAGTAATAAACTTAAAGTGATTAAGTATCATTGGATTTTATATAGAGATATAGAACACCTTAGTATAGTGAGAAGTGTTTATCATATTGCATACTGGTGTGCAATTAAAGTGCTAAAAATTAAGTAG
- a CDS encoding glycosyltransferase family 2 protein, which produces MKISVLVPTLGTREKEINQLLETLEKQSYKDFEVIFVTQDNHEKVKNIVCQYSNLDIKQIQMNIKGLSRARNKGLKEALGEIVILSDDDCWYPINAFEVIVNTFIERRSAKIVLSQIYDPEQNIFYKNYNSTEGYIKHRLQLMSKSSIEVAFKKDLLMYKNFDERLGLGSEFICGEEVDFLLNNYEKEAIFYKPEIMVYHKKKENGSSNKQIIAKGAIYGKNFNIFVCLLVLLRDLVIKKENNFKYFFEGYNEYFKRKN; this is translated from the coding sequence ATGAAAATATCAGTATTGGTTCCAACTCTTGGAACAAGAGAAAAAGAAATTAACCAACTGTTAGAGACTTTGGAAAAACAATCATATAAAGACTTTGAAGTTATATTTGTCACACAGGATAATCACGAAAAGGTAAAAAATATAGTTTGTCAGTATAGTAATTTGGATATAAAACAAATTCAAATGAATATAAAAGGATTATCAAGAGCTAGAAATAAAGGTTTAAAAGAAGCATTAGGAGAAATAGTTATATTGTCAGATGATGACTGTTGGTATCCGATAAATGCATTTGAAGTTATTGTTAATACTTTTATAGAAAGAAGATCTGCTAAAATTGTCTTATCTCAAATTTATGATCCAGAACAAAATATTTTTTACAAAAACTATAATTCAACTGAAGGATATATAAAGCATAGATTACAGCTTATGTCAAAATCATCTATTGAAGTAGCATTTAAAAAGGATTTACTTATGTATAAAAATTTTGACGAGCGGTTAGGACTTGGAAGTGAGTTTATTTGTGGTGAAGAGGTGGATTTTCTTTTAAATAATTACGAAAAAGAAGCTATATTTTATAAACCTGAGATAATGGTTTATCATAAAAAGAAAGAAAATGGTAGTAGTAATAAACAAATTATTGCTAAAGGTGCAATATATGGTAAAAATTTTAATATATTTGTTTGCTTATTAGTGTTACTAAGAGATTTAGTAATAAAAAAAGAAAACAATTTTAAATATTTTTTTGAGGGATATAATGAATATTTTAAAAGAAAGAATTAA
- a CDS encoding polysaccharide pyruvyl transferase family protein, whose amino-acid sequence MNILKERIKLLVADPRWRMTMKRLKEGQKKKVVLFGTPMHGNLGDHAIAIQEQYFFEDFFPEYEYCEILMPMYHTKKEKIKKYITPGDLVVISGGGWMGNLWIHNEMVIREIVQSYPNNKIVILPQTAYYTPDEFGDKEYRITNEILKHHSSLYIFVREKKSFNFIKQKFEFTGNSGVYLMPDMVLYGKDIIAKEKSVKYEKVINICIREDCESQQENVNDFFSKIKQKYNVRNVSTVIKSPVILKKRMDELQKSWETFKNGEITITDRLHAMLFSVLNGTPCIVLDNKTGKVFGVAEWIEDTNMIIRVNSLNVVFEKLENVNVWKHKEYDREKTLNYFERMAEVIRKD is encoded by the coding sequence ATGAATATTTTAAAAGAAAGAATTAAATTGTTAGTTGCCGACCCAAGGTGGCGTATGACGATGAAAAGGTTAAAAGAAGGTCAGAAAAAAAAGGTGGTTTTATTTGGAACGCCTATGCATGGAAACTTGGGAGATCATGCGATTGCAATTCAAGAACAATATTTTTTTGAAGATTTTTTCCCTGAATATGAATATTGTGAAATATTGATGCCAATGTATCACACAAAAAAAGAAAAGATAAAAAAATATATAACACCGGGAGATTTAGTTGTAATTTCAGGCGGTGGTTGGATGGGAAATTTATGGATACACAATGAAATGGTCATTCGTGAGATTGTGCAATCCTATCCCAATAATAAGATTGTTATTCTTCCACAAACAGCATATTACACTCCTGATGAATTCGGAGATAAAGAATATAGAATTACGAATGAAATATTAAAACATCATAGTAGCTTATATATATTTGTAAGAGAAAAAAAATCTTTCAATTTTATAAAACAGAAATTTGAATTTACTGGAAATTCAGGCGTATATCTGATGCCAGATATGGTTTTATATGGAAAAGATATAATAGCAAAAGAGAAATCTGTTAAATATGAGAAAGTAATAAATATATGTATTCGAGAAGATTGCGAATCTCAACAAGAAAATGTAAATGATTTTTTTTCAAAAATTAAACAAAAGTATAATGTTAGGAATGTTAGTACTGTTATAAAGTCTCCTGTTATTTTGAAAAAAAGAATGGATGAATTGCAAAAGTCATGGGAAACATTCAAAAATGGAGAAATTACTATAACAGATCGGTTACATGCAATGCTGTTTTCTGTGTTGAATGGTACTCCATGTATTGTTTTAGATAATAAAACAGGCAAAGTTTTTGGAGTAGCAGAATGGATTGAAGATACCAATATGATTATAAGAGTTAATTCGTTAAATGTAGTATTTGAAAAGTTAGAAAATGTAAATGTATGGAAACATAAAGAATATGATAGAGAAAAAACACTAAACTATTTTGAGAGAATGGCAGAGGTAATACGAAAGGATTAA
- a CDS encoding radical SAM protein: MDIKRLLVINVPIKNCNLKCEYCYISALKETEKGAAKFLYSPEHVGKCLSKERLGGTCIINLTGGGETLIPKEMPQYIYQLLLQGHFLEVVTNGTLTSRFDEIAEFPRNLLKHLEFKFSFHYAELKKRGLLDRYFSNVKKMWERGCSFTVELMPYDGLISDIDDIINLCKSELGAVCQITVGRNDLTEKKDLLTSMSREEYEAVWKKFNSTMFNFKLDIFQKKIEDFCYAGAWTLYVDLGTGAAKPCYGQLSNQNIFKYPEQPVIFNPVGKHCRQPYCYNGHAFLTLGVVPELETPTYSDIRNRVCEDGREWLSEEVKDAFSQKLADNNEIWDKKKKNSYERKYPLIFLKTALYDWKEIYNKVIRKRKR; this comes from the coding sequence ATGGATATTAAAAGATTGTTAGTTATTAATGTGCCAATAAAAAATTGTAATCTTAAATGTGAATACTGTTATATTTCCGCACTGAAAGAAACTGAAAAAGGAGCAGCTAAATTTTTGTATAGTCCAGAACATGTTGGAAAATGTCTTTCAAAAGAGAGGTTAGGCGGAACATGTATTATAAACTTGACAGGAGGAGGAGAAACTCTTATTCCAAAAGAAATGCCACAGTATATTTATCAATTATTATTACAAGGACATTTCTTAGAGGTTGTGACAAATGGAACATTAACAAGTCGGTTTGATGAAATTGCTGAATTTCCAAGAAACTTGCTGAAACATTTAGAATTTAAGTTTTCTTTTCATTATGCAGAATTAAAGAAAAGAGGATTGTTAGATAGATATTTTTCAAATGTAAAAAAGATGTGGGAAAGGGGATGTTCATTTACTGTTGAATTAATGCCATATGATGGGTTGATTTCCGACATTGATGATATTATAAACCTCTGTAAATCAGAGTTAGGAGCTGTATGTCAGATTACTGTAGGTCGAAATGATTTGACTGAGAAAAAAGATCTTTTAACATCTATGTCAAGAGAAGAATATGAAGCTGTTTGGAAAAAATTCAATTCGACAATGTTTAATTTTAAATTGGATATTTTTCAGAAAAAAATAGAAGACTTTTGTTACGCAGGAGCTTGGACTCTGTATGTTGATTTGGGAACTGGGGCAGCTAAACCATGCTATGGACAACTTAGTAATCAAAATATATTTAAATATCCTGAGCAGCCAGTAATATTTAATCCAGTGGGAAAACATTGTAGACAACCATATTGCTATAATGGTCATGCATTTTTAACTTTAGGTGTTGTACCGGAATTAGAGACTCCAACATATTCTGATATTCGAAATAGAGTTTGTGAAGATGGTAGAGAATGGTTATCAGAAGAAGTTAAAGACGCTTTTTCACAAAAATTGGCAGATAATAATGAAATTTGGGACAAAAAGAAAAAGAATAGCTATGAAAGAAAATATCCTTTAATATTTTTAAAAACAGCTTTATATGATTGGAAAGAAATATATAACAAAGTAATAAGAAAACGCAAAAGATAG
- a CDS encoding lipopolysaccharide biosynthesis protein translates to MRFILKKIVKKYRDVSVEIKAATWYAVGNIIQKIAPWMVMIILTHYLSTEEFGIYSVFMSWLEIFEIVITLRIYSNGYVAGLVRDDENRTTYTATMQSLSIILIMIWMLVYLMYHKIVNSVTGISTSLSIMMICSFIGTISFGLWSSRQRVDNQYKKMLFAIIVYGLIGPIIGALTVFLDLDNPIFYVVATRTIIQLGVAIPFFISNYKGSFTLWKKDFAIDALRYNLPLMPYYLSMILLNHSDRLMIQKIDGYEDAALYSVSYSAAMVIFVISGALNLSLQAWLFKELKIKDSSKDKSRLITVGTVIVSFCAVAEIVMAPELILVLGGEKYLQAIWVMPPLAISVIVMYIYQQYVNVLFYYKKTKYILFASVFAAISNIILNAIFIPLFGYVAGGYTSLASYITVMILYSILARKECAANEIQMNNYFNTKLQMIILVVTSIIALSMVAVYRNIGVRYLLAVVMLVFLIVTRKKWMPELRKGKKL, encoded by the coding sequence ATGAGATTTATTCTTAAAAAAATTGTAAAAAAATATAGAGATGTGTCAGTAGAAATCAAAGCTGCTACTTGGTATGCAGTAGGAAATATAATTCAAAAAATTGCTCCTTGGATGGTCATGATAATACTGACGCATTACTTGTCTACAGAGGAATTTGGAATATATAGCGTTTTTATGTCTTGGCTAGAAATATTTGAAATTGTCATCACATTAAGAATATATAGTAATGGTTATGTTGCTGGATTAGTAAGAGACGATGAAAATAGAACAACATATACAGCTACTATGCAATCATTAAGTATTATACTGATTATGATTTGGATGCTAGTATATTTAATGTATCACAAAATAGTTAATAGTGTTACAGGGATAAGTACCTCATTAAGTATAATGATGATATGTTCTTTTATAGGGACTATAAGCTTCGGGCTATGGTCATCAAGACAAAGGGTTGATAATCAGTACAAAAAAATGTTATTTGCGATAATAGTATATGGTCTTATTGGACCAATTATTGGTGCATTAACAGTTTTTCTTGATTTAGATAATCCTATATTTTATGTAGTAGCTACAAGGACAATAATTCAATTAGGTGTTGCAATTCCATTTTTTATATCCAATTACAAAGGGAGTTTTACCTTATGGAAAAAAGACTTTGCAATAGATGCATTGAGATATAATTTGCCATTAATGCCATATTATTTATCAATGATATTGTTAAATCATTCGGATCGTTTAATGATACAAAAAATTGATGGATATGAAGATGCTGCCTTATATAGTGTATCATATAGTGCAGCTATGGTTATTTTTGTTATAAGCGGGGCATTAAATTTATCTTTACAAGCATGGTTATTTAAAGAATTGAAGATAAAAGATTCGTCAAAAGATAAAAGTAGATTGATAACAGTGGGAACAGTTATAGTATCTTTTTGTGCTGTCGCAGAGATTGTAATGGCTCCAGAATTAATTTTAGTATTGGGGGGGGAAAAATATTTACAAGCAATATGGGTTATGCCCCCATTAGCAATTAGTGTTATTGTAATGTATATATATCAACAATATGTAAATGTACTGTTTTATTACAAGAAAACTAAATATATTTTATTTGCATCAGTATTTGCTGCTATTAGCAATATAATTTTAAATGCTATTTTTATTCCATTATTTGGATATGTTGCCGGTGGATATACTTCGTTAGCGAGTTATATTACGGTTATGATATTGTATTCTATATTGGCAAGAAAAGAGTGCGCTGCTAATGAGATTCAAATGAATAATTATTTTAATACAAAATTGCAAATGATAATACTTGTGGTTACAAGTATTATTGCATTATCTATGGTAGCTGTATATAGAAATATAGGTGTTAGATATTTGTTAGCAGTAGTTATGCTCGTATTTTTGATAGTAACAAGAAAAAAATGGATGCCGGAATTGAGAAAAGGAAAGAAACTATGA